In Papaver somniferum cultivar HN1 unplaced genomic scaffold, ASM357369v1 unplaced-scaffold_123, whole genome shotgun sequence, the genomic stretch tgaagaaattcaagatgcTCCACGATAATTAAAATACGACACTGACTCCACTACTgatgatcttgaaacaatcaacatctgAACGAAGGATGATCCAAGACCAATCTTGATTAGTTCCGCATTGTCACCAGAGGAACGAACAGAATTGATAAGTCTGCTGAAGGAGTATCAAGATATCTTTGCTTGGACGTACGAGGAAATGCCTTGTCTGGACGACAAATGAGTCACTCAccatctgcacatcactcctggctccaaagatgtcaaacaaccgcctaggAAGTTCAAAAATGAAGTCTAGGAACAAATCAAAGTCAAGATTCAGAAACTACTGGCAGCATGATTCATCAAACCAATTCAACATCTAACGTGGCTGGCAAATGTTGTCTCagtcaagaagaagaatggtcaaatcagatgttgtgtggATTTCGGGAACCTGAATAGATGTTTCCCGGAGGATGATTTTCCCTTAcgaaacattgatatgctcgtcgatgcaactagTGGTCATGGTATgatctcattcatggatggttacagcggatacaaccaaatcaagatgtacgaacacgatgCCAACAAGACTACATCCCggactcccattgggaattttcactacactgtgatgccgtttggattgaagaatgcaggGGCCACTTATCAACAAGCTATGACTGCAATATTTCATTATATGATGCACAAGAAAGTGTAGAACTATGACAACGATGTGGTGgtgaagtcgaagactcgagcatcccacctaGACGTTTTAAGACAAGCATTCAAAAGATGTAGAGAGTATAAGTTAAAGATGTATCCCCTGAAGTGCGTTTTTGGTGTCGCCTCCGGCAAAATCCTAGGTTTCCAAGTCACTGCAGAATGGATCAAAGTTGACCCAGACAAGACGAAATCTATTTCTActatgcctcctccacgcactgtgaaagaGCTTCATGGGAAAGGTAAATTAAATTCGATGTTTCATTCCTGGGTtatctcaactcattgcttcattcacccatctgctgaagaagggagccaATTTCGCATGGACGACTGTCCAACAAGATGCTTTCCAGAAAATATAGCAAATATTATTATCACATGCTGTCATGAAATATCCGGTGCAAGGGAGACCAGTAATACTCTACACAGCCTCCAGCGATGTTAGCGATCTGCTTGCTCAAGAAGATGAACAAGGAATCGAACGTCCGATCTACTACTTCAGCCATACAATGAGAAATGCTGAACTACAATACCCAAAGGATGAAAGAGCATATCATAGCATTGGTCCATGCaatccagaaattcagacattatTTGCTATAAAATAGAGTTGTGCTTGTCTCCAAAGCCGACCCTGTAAATTTCTTATTATCAAAACCAGCTTTGATAGGAAGAACGGCAAAATGGTtacttcagatgtcagaatttgacatagcatgtgtcccacccaaagcaatcaaaggccaagcagttgcagacttactCGTTGTCTTTTCAAGAGAGGACATCACAATGCGACATGAAGACGTACACGATGAATTTCCAGAGATTTCAGTTgttaaagaagaaacatggttattatactttgatggatccgctACCCCTAGCAACGACACTAGAGGAGCAGGCGTGGTGCTAgtatctccatccggtgaagtcttctcacactcattcaagttggatttccattgTACCTACAATTCGGCAGAATACGAGGCTTTCttgttaggattatccttggtCAAGCAAGTGGGAGCAATGCACCTGGAGATAAGAGGAGAATCAAAGATGCTAGTCAACCAAATGAATGGagtatactctctcaaagaagtaACTCTTGCTCCATTCAGAGCCGAAGCACAAAGACTTTTAGCTCATTTTGTTGATGCGACAATAGTCCTTACTGGTCAAACAAACAACATGCATGATGACtgtttatcaactctttcctccaaATTACAATTTGAAGGATCAGAGAAAGCCATCACGTTGCAGAGACGTGATGTATCATCCACCTGGTTCACTCAAGTCGAGGATGCTCAAGCAAGCGACTGGCAggcacctatcattcatgaactgagcaaTTCTCTTTCAGAAGGAAAAGTCAGCCTCAAAGAATTAAAGAACTTTTTTTTACTCCATGGAGCATTATATTACCGGAATCCTGATGGGTCTTTATCACGATACCTTGGAGACGAAGAAGCAAGCGAATAACTCAAATGTATACATTAGGAAATATGTGGACAGACGTTGGTGGTGACACTTTACAGAAGGTTTCAAAGGCTCGGATATTATTGTCCTTCCATGGAGGATCAGTCAAGAACTTTGCAACGATCTTGTCTCAATTGTCAAACGCCTCCTCATTATTTAGAGTCTTTGAcaatccaccacactggggactggaggcaACCTTACATCAAGTACGTATGGGACAGTGACTTGCCGACAGGAAAGAAAAAAGCAATCAAACTTGTTGAGAGCTaaaagatttgtctttcttgatgAAATCCTATACCGTAAAAGCTTCAGAGGAAACTTGCTGAGATGCCTAGCCGATCATGAGATCCCATTAATTTTGAAATAAATGCACGAGGGAgagcatcaaggaaagaggaaaatatttctccagattcatgagaaatattactgactaaccatggaagatgatgtgGCTGCATACGTTCAGAGATGTCATAATACCAAGTCCATGGTAACCTTATTCATACTCCTTGTCTTCCATTGTATTCTGTGaacagtccatggcctttctatagctggggactggatatcatcggaaaaatcaatccagcgtcttcgtagcagcatgaatacatcatcacagcgattgagtatttcaccaaatgggttgaagttaTTCCCCTTCGAAGCACCACCGGAGTCACAGTTGCAtcttttatcaaagaatatatcatATGTCGATTCGGCGTTACTAAGCATATTATCACAGATAATGGAACTCCGTTTTCCAACAGACATGTGGAGGAATTGCTCGAAGAATATGGTATCAAACAAGTTTTCTCTACACCGTACTACCCCCAAGGAAACAGACAagcagagagcaccaacaaaactttgattcgGATTttcagtcgaacaattcatgataatcctcgaacgtggcatgaaaaATTGCCTATGGATTTATGGGCCTACCGAACCTCCCCGAGAAGCTCGATCGGAACTTCACCATACTTCATCGTCTATGGAGCCGATGCCATACTTCtagcagaaatcaaaattccttcaacAAGGATTGCAACAACCAGTGAAGTACAATGGTACGAAGCAGAAGTGTCCAATTCAAGAATTGCTGAACTGGACATGCTCAAGTCagggaggtttttttttttttgctaagttcaaaagtttattaaagaaaaaaacagagaaaTATGTGgaggcttacaaacagaggatcttcagagcctacaacaaaatgggaagaccccgaacattccaagtaggatATTTGGTATTAAAAAtaacaaagcacattcaacaagacatgtctgctcccaagttttctccaaaatgggaagggccatatgtagtcatcaaggcagtatccagtggatattacaagatcttagCTGTTAATGGAGGAGTGGAAGAAAATATAATCAACGGTAAATGGCTCAAAGCAAATTACGCCTGATCAACAGAAACAATTACTTTTTCATCATTTAAGCatatttcaaaaatgtaatttatgTTCCTCCAAGAGCGCACAAATGCtcgtttgttcattaaacatttcattaaTTGAACAAAATTCTTTCACACCATGATCAATTATTCTACCCTACTCAAAAGAAAAGCCTAAACCTACTCAAAATAACAATCATAAACACTCATCTAGAGCACACCATCCAATAACAGATAATTCTTACTAGACATCATTTTCAACTCCCTTTGGAAGTTTTCAGTTGtcaccttcaaatcttcaatctccctgtcaACTCTTATTGAATCTAGAGCTAATGCTCTCTCCTTAGCCATGATTGCAGTTGAAGAGGAGATCATATTGCCGACAATGGTAGTCctttcaatcttgataatctcaagacgacgacgaagCCAGCCCACATTGAATTTCAAGATATCACAATTTGAGATCATGTCATTCCATGTATGAAGCAATTTGTTCTTGACATCCTGCaaattcttcttgttcatctcatCGATGAAAGGAAATAATCCAGCAAATGTGGTTAAGagagttggcagaaaacctcTCCATACTTCCGTGGTAGCGATATGCCCATACTTCCTCCAGATTTTGGTGTACAGTGATGCATACCACTTGGGAACGATGAAGCCGCCGATGAGATGATTATCTGGGAAAGAATTTTCCATATGAATGTCAAATGGAAGGCTGGCCGTGGGATACTTACAAACTGAAACTCCAAAATCAGCATTTACAGAGTTGATTGAATCATCGCCAGCACGATTGTCATCATCATCAGCTACAACTACGGACTTTCCATTTCTTTTCTTCCCCGACTCAACAACATGAATATCAACCTACAATAACAAAACCACTCAAGCTCAATAGAGATTTGGATAAACTTTCATTCAAGGAAAATCTTTACCAAAACTTACAGATGTTCCAGCATTCACATGAGCAGTTTTGAAACGAGCAGGGACCTTAACAGTTCGTTTGGGTCTCAAGTTATacggagaagaagaggaaagttgGTCACCCTGGTTCCTCTACAacaaatattttcttttcaattatccattgattacacaaaagaaaaagaaaagaagaatacttCATACCGAGTTGGGGGCTTTAATTCCCCGCTTTGATGGAGATGCACTTCGAGGAGATGAGCTACTGTCAGACATACTGTTGTGAAGTATGATTTTGATCAAGATTTCTTCTGCATAACGacactcaggaatggaagaaagaTATTTGCTAAATTGATAAACCTTGAATCTTGAAGATATACAAGACACGGTGGATACTTATCTTTTATAAATGGTCAAATCAGTTACAAGTCTTACTGAAACTCTAAATTCCAAACAAAATCGATATTGGTGACACGGAGGAAAGTAGCGTACTGGATACTGGCAATGACCAAGGTTGGACACGATCATAGGTCAATACCATAGTTCGGGATTGATTGTTTGTGTGTATCACACGTTTTTCCCAACTCATGCGATGTTTGCACAATCTATCGCTTTCTACAGACGAAGATCGGTAAACATAAGTCTATCAAAACGCAATATAAAGGAACTGAATATATAATAAAAGGGTTTGCATTCAAAAATCCTAattcaatgtgtatgaagcaaaGCTGCTTAAATGATCAAGGAGATATCTACTATGAAGATTAAAAGATGTGGAAATATGCAGGAAGATTGCAAGAAAGactaatcatcagattcatcagaGTCACTGTCGACTTCACGATCATCTTCTGTAGAGATCCCTTCGAATTCTTCTGCGGAGTCATCTTTCTCATCGGAAACTTCCTCCAAGTGATCTTCAGGATCGTCTTCTTCACATTCGGCTCGGAAATCATCTTTATACAATCTCTCATCCCTCATACCAGGTGGATATGGCTTAACCTTGCGTTCGACGGGTTCCCATATAGACTCGACTTCGTCCGCATATGAATTGAAGCTACATCGTCAACACAATATCAGATTTCGtcctcagctgctagctttgTCTGTCGAAGTCGGCGTCGTTTTTGATAAGCTGCAAGcttttcatcttcgtcttctctcTTTAAAAATTTATCATGAGCAACTTTCAGATGATCCAGAGATATGTCGTGTATCGGAATATTACTCAGAGGAACTAGAAGAATGGTCActactggaagtcaccattatctgttACAAAGAATATGGATTCAAAACACATCGGTAACAACACGCATTAAAATATGGTAAGAGTCTGATCCTTACCTGATTATAATTTCACTAGAAATTGGTGATTTAAAAACTTGTTCGTCTCCTCAACCTGCGTAGACGACAAAGTTCTTTAAAAAATAATCgaattcaaaatttggtttttataaaaccgtgaacaactcacgAAAGTTAaaatagatttgtttttttttaacaagaatAAGTCACATATTTtttaaatatcaaaaaaaaacttttctctcacaCGAGCATTcgcctttgaaacgagagtttatccaAATTTTGTGAAAGTTCAcactttttaaaaataaaattttggttttcatgaaagctcataaacaaaattttatcattagacgcaggtctatttcaaaaataaaaaataaatctctcctaagtcagggattattgTTCGTTTTTCAAACTAACGAAGGAACTAACgtccgttcctaaaacaagggttttttttaataaaaaaaactcacattcacacatatgcatacgcatatataattttaacatgaataaagcatgaacaactcatgaaaaagcaaaaaaaaaaaaatttcccttACCTCGGTCGCCAGAACTTGCCGGATTCCGGCCGTACGGTCGGTGACGGTGATGGTCGGTGCCGACGACGAGAATTTTTCTATTCCAGGAAGGAGGAGAGAGGTAGTCATTCAGgtgaaaataaatctaaaaaaaaatgtttatcccttttatatcaaattttatttccaaaacctaattccacaaggatttcctttcttgggccgGGCCCGTATGCTAAGCCAACCAAGGTTAAATGTTCCACCACCCAAATCAGCGGTGCCACACCAATTCATGCTTGTTAGAAGACGCTCTATCCtgctactgggatcttcattcaagcaaCAACTCGCTCTTGCgcgacatcattggagcaaatcgaaaatccggtaacattcttttacgactaagttcaattacttagtTCGTCTGTGGataaaaatcaccatccagtgttgactgaggaacatgactttcCCTCACCAAGCAGGGGacctaatgttgatggtggatttttgaaaaaggctaaaatcgtaaaaccataaccttacatattcctgatccagtagtcagatgagtattgagactcatgtatcTCGCTTAagaatgaaatctcatgccacgaTGATTTCTAACTAAGTGTATTGCCTCTCAGAACATCCATAAGAACCTCTGATtgagtgtattgcctctcagagcatatatgaatatgcagtctctcaaatGAGACCACGACATATTTCATCAATACTGAACAATTTCATTAATCACTTCTGTATAAAATcgaaaatgattggacggctcataGATGTATTAACCACTAGTATAGAtacataacgtcttcaggatgtctcaATGTTCCCTGATTATACAGAATAAACATTCCGAACGAGTATGACGTTTCTACTAGCTCATACCTCGGTCTTCGAACAATTATAATGCTCTTAGACAGcgtgccttctagtatagagccaatcaattaattatttctagtcgcaagattcatcagCTGAATTCCCAGAAAATATTATGCGTTCtttataatatttcgttacttcaattcatggcttttcccagcagaattccatgggttagtaataaatattcaacgtacgggtatataggccaccaccgagtaagccccgagaaaatggtgcgggtTTACTTaataataatgcacgaacgagcacccaaatgcacgaacgagcattcaaaaaatgGACGAACggggaaacctatgcaaaatagggaaggaaa encodes the following:
- the LOC113331053 gene encoding uncharacterized protein LOC113331053, which translates into the protein MYPLKCVFGVASGKILGFQVTAEWIKVDPDKTKSISTMPPPRTVKELHGKEYEAFLLGLSLVKQVGAMHLEIRGESKMLVNQMNGVYSLKEVTLAPFRAEAQRLLAHFVDATIVLTGQTNNMHDDCLSTLSSKLQFEGSEKAITLQRRDVSSTWFTQVEDAQASDWQAPIIHELSNSLSEGKVSLKELKNFFLLHGALYYRNPDGSLSRYLGDEEASE